The proteins below come from a single Anaerolineales bacterium genomic window:
- the rplO gene encoding 50S ribosomal protein L15, whose translation MKLHELHPNPGAAHRRKRVGRGISAGQGKTAGRGTKGQGARQGGGPSQYFQGGNLPFFRKLPFKRGFSPLTTLRYQEVNLDRLANLPAGAEVTPEFLAEQGLVSSAQKPVAVLGRGEIKAALTVRVHKVSGGAKAKIEAAGGKVEAWEAPQPAAAAPEAAAPKPEKKKAAKKPAAKKPAAKKPAQA comes from the coding sequence ATGAAATTGCACGAACTGCACCCCAATCCGGGAGCCGCCCACCGCCGTAAGCGGGTCGGGCGCGGGATTTCCGCCGGCCAGGGCAAAACGGCCGGCCGCGGAACCAAAGGCCAGGGAGCGCGCCAAGGCGGCGGTCCGTCGCAGTATTTCCAGGGCGGCAACCTTCCGTTTTTCCGCAAACTTCCCTTCAAACGCGGTTTTTCGCCGCTCACCACCCTGCGCTACCAAGAAGTTAACCTGGACCGTTTGGCGAACCTGCCCGCGGGAGCGGAGGTGACGCCGGAATTCCTGGCCGAGCAGGGGCTGGTCTCCAGCGCACAGAAGCCGGTGGCCGTCCTTGGACGCGGCGAAATCAAGGCGGCTTTGACCGTCCGGGTGCATAAGGTCAGCGGCGGCGCAAAGGCCAAAATCGAAGCGGCGGGCGGCAAGGTCGAGGCCTGGGAAGCTCCCCAGCCCGCGGCCGCCGCGCCGGAAGCCGCGGCGCCCAAACCGGAAAAGAAAAAGGCCGCGAAGAAGCCGGCTGCCAAGAAACCGGCCGCCAAGAAACCGGCGCAGGCCTAG
- the rpmD gene encoding 50S ribosomal protein L30: MTEKKTAKKPAVREAAKRPKAAKPKPSKPAAASILRITLVRSPIGSTYRHKATIAALGLKRIRQTVEQPDTPQLRGMLAKVNHMVDVQAGTGKEKSS, translated from the coding sequence ATGACTGAGAAAAAAACCGCCAAGAAACCGGCCGTGCGGGAGGCCGCCAAGCGGCCAAAAGCTGCAAAGCCGAAACCCTCCAAGCCTGCGGCCGCCTCCATCCTGCGGATCACGCTCGTGCGCAGTCCGATCGGATCGACTTACCGCCATAAAGCGACGATTGCGGCCCTCGGGCTGAAGCGCATCCGCCAGACGGTAGAGCAGCCGGACACGCCGCAGCTGCGGGGGATGCTTGCCAAAGTGAACCATATGGTCGATGTGCAAGCCGGAACGGGCAAGGAGAAATCGTCATGA
- the rpsE gene encoding 30S ribosomal protein S5: MPRFSKRESEEIKPEFDERVIDIARVAKVVKGGRHFTFRTVVVVGDNKGRVGVGVGKSRVVPDAIRKGTEKARRLMHQVPLAKSTIPHEVTGRCGGAVVLLKPASPGTGVIAAGGVRAVLEATGVHDILTKSMGSANVLNVVSATVDALDQLKDPAVLAAVRGKEAGHVMPFWERKAND, from the coding sequence ATGCCACGATTTAGCAAGCGGGAATCCGAGGAGATCAAACCCGAATTCGACGAACGGGTCATCGACATTGCCCGGGTGGCCAAGGTGGTCAAAGGCGGACGCCATTTCACCTTCCGCACCGTGGTGGTGGTGGGCGACAACAAGGGGCGGGTCGGCGTGGGAGTCGGCAAAAGCCGGGTGGTCCCGGACGCAATCCGCAAGGGGACCGAAAAGGCGCGGCGCCTGATGCACCAGGTCCCGCTCGCCAAATCCACCATCCCCCACGAGGTGACCGGCCGCTGCGGCGGCGCGGTGGTTCTCCTCAAGCCGGCTTCGCCCGGCACGGGCGTGATTGCGGCCGGCGGCGTGCGCGCCGTCCTGGAAGCGACCGGGGTCCACGACATCCTGACCAAATCGATGGGTTCGGCGAACGTGCTGAATGTCGTCTCGGCTACGGTGGACGCGCTGGACCAGCTCAAGGATCCGGCGGTCCTGGCGGCCGTTCGCGGGAAGGAAGCCGGCCACGTGATGCCCTTCTGGGAGCGAAAAGCGAATGACTGA
- a CDS encoding 50S ribosomal protein L18: MSQKSRAHKRSRRHIRVRRRIAGTADRPRVSVFRSLSQIYAQVIDDSTGNTLVAVSTVDKELREKIGKMKKSDQAKEVGAALARRAQQAGIKQVVFDRGGYRYHGRVKALAEAAREAGLQF, from the coding sequence ATGAGTCAGAAATCGCGCGCACATAAACGCAGCAGGCGCCACATCCGGGTCCGCCGGCGCATCGCGGGAACCGCCGACCGCCCGCGGGTCTCGGTGTTCCGCAGCCTGTCCCAAATCTACGCTCAGGTGATCGATGACTCCACTGGGAACACCCTGGTGGCGGTCTCGACCGTCGACAAGGAATTGCGGGAAAAGATCGGCAAGATGAAAAAATCGGACCAGGCCAAGGAAGTCGGCGCGGCGCTCGCCCGGCGGGCGCAACAAGCGGGGATCAAACAGGTGGTCTTCGACCGCGGCGGGTACCGGTATCACGGCCGGGTCAAGGCCCTGGCGGAAGCGGCCCGCGAAGCGGGATTGCAGTTCTGA
- the rplF gene encoding 50S ribosomal protein L6, whose product MSRIGRMPVKIPAGVQIQIEGTTVKVKGPKGEMARTFPAFLAIHKEADSLQVKRSSDARIERASHGMARALIQNMVTGVSVGFQKELQVEGVGYRAEIKGSDLVLNLGFSHPVTVKPPAGISFGVDEKARTIQIRGFDREQVGQLAADLRKIRPPEPYKGKGLRYVGERVRRKAGKAGKTAAAGK is encoded by the coding sequence GTGTCACGGATCGGTCGAATGCCGGTGAAAATCCCGGCGGGAGTGCAAATTCAAATCGAAGGAACCACCGTCAAGGTCAAGGGGCCGAAAGGCGAGATGGCCCGCACCTTCCCGGCGTTCCTCGCCATCCACAAGGAAGCCGATTCGCTTCAGGTGAAGCGCTCATCCGACGCCCGCATCGAGCGCGCATCGCATGGAATGGCGCGGGCGCTGATCCAAAACATGGTCACCGGGGTGAGCGTCGGGTTCCAAAAAGAACTCCAGGTGGAAGGGGTCGGCTACCGGGCCGAGATCAAAGGCTCCGACCTGGTCCTGAACCTGGGGTTTTCGCATCCGGTGACGGTCAAGCCGCCGGCCGGAATATCTTTTGGAGTCGACGAAAAGGCCCGCACGATCCAAATCCGCGGGTTCGACCGCGAACAGGTGGGCCAGCTCGCGGCCGATCTGCGCAAGATCCGGCCTCCGGAACCTTACAAGGGCAAGGGCCTGCGCTACGTCGGCGAACGGGTGCGGCGCAAGGCCGGCAAAGCCGGCAAGACCGCCGCGGCCGGGAAATAA
- the rpsH gene encoding 30S ribosomal protein S8 — MTVVDPIADMLTRIRNGLLAGHALVAMPNSKMKTAVAAILKEEGYIEKFEVAAEGSPQGVLRVYLKYMGERRERRPVITGLERVSRPGRRVYAGKREIPRVLSGLGVTIVSTPKGIMTGARARKLGVGGEVICKVW; from the coding sequence ATGACTGTGGTTGATCCCATTGCCGATATGCTCACCCGCATCCGCAACGGACTCTTGGCCGGGCACGCCCTGGTGGCGATGCCGAACTCCAAGATGAAGACGGCCGTGGCGGCGATCCTCAAGGAGGAAGGCTACATCGAGAAGTTCGAGGTGGCCGCCGAAGGTTCGCCGCAGGGCGTGCTGCGGGTGTACTTAAAATACATGGGCGAGCGCCGCGAACGGCGGCCGGTGATCACCGGGCTCGAGCGGGTCAGCCGGCCGGGCCGCCGGGTGTATGCCGGGAAGCGGGAAATCCCGCGGGTCCTTTCGGGGCTCGGGGTCACGATCGTGTCCACTCCGAAGGGGATCATGACCGGCGCCCGGGCGCGGAAGCTGGGCGTGGGCGGCGAGGTGATCTGCAAGGTGTGGTAG
- a CDS encoding type Z 30S ribosomal protein S14: MAKKSIVIRETRRKYPERVRNRCRVCGRPRGYMRKFQLCRICFREMALSGKIPGVVKSSW, translated from the coding sequence ATGGCGAAGAAATCGATCGTGATTCGGGAAACGCGGCGCAAGTATCCGGAGCGGGTCCGCAACCGCTGCCGGGTGTGCGGTCGGCCGCGGGGATACATGCGGAAATTCCAGCTATGCCGCATTTGTTTCCGCGAGATGGCGCTCAGCGGAAAAATCCCCGGCGTGGTCAAGTCGTCCTGGTAG
- the rplE gene encoding 50S ribosomal protein L5 — protein sequence MTHYLQDRYRKEVAPALQREFSFKNVMQIPRLRKVVLNVGCGEAIDNPKALEAAVGDVTVITGQKPVVTKARKSVANFKLREGRQIGVTVTLRGARMWSFLDRLMNVALPRVRDFRGVSSDAFDGRGNYTLGLREQLIFPEIQYDKIDKIRGFEVTIVTSARNDQEGRRLLQLMGMPFQKG from the coding sequence ATGACGCATTATCTGCAAGACCGCTATCGCAAAGAAGTGGCTCCCGCGTTGCAGCGCGAGTTTTCCTTCAAGAACGTGATGCAGATCCCGCGGCTGCGCAAGGTGGTGTTGAACGTGGGGTGCGGGGAGGCGATCGACAATCCGAAGGCGCTCGAGGCGGCGGTCGGGGACGTGACTGTCATCACCGGGCAGAAGCCGGTCGTCACCAAGGCGCGCAAAAGCGTGGCGAATTTCAAACTGCGCGAAGGCCGGCAGATCGGCGTGACGGTCACCCTGCGCGGGGCGCGGATGTGGTCGTTCCTGGACCGGCTGATGAACGTCGCCCTCCCGCGCGTCCGTGATTTCCGCGGGGTGTCCTCCGACGCGTTCGACGGGCGCGGCAATTACACCCTCGGGTTGCGCGAACAGCTGATCTTCCCGGAGATCCAATACGACAAGATCGACAAAATCCGGGGCTTCGAAGTGACCATCGTGACGTCGGCGCGGAACGATCAGGAAGGGCGGCGCCTCCTGCAGCTCATGGGCATGCCGTTTCAGAAGGGATAG
- a CDS encoding 50S ribosomal protein L24 has protein sequence MDIKKGDTVEIISGSDRGKRGVVLRVLPKENRVVVEGVNLAKKHTRQNKQTGSGSSIKGGKVEFPAPIHASNVMVVCPKCDQLTRVVRRAEEERRRRYCRACEAPLDGAGSK, from the coding sequence GTGGATATTAAGAAGGGCGACACAGTCGAAATCATCAGCGGATCCGACCGCGGCAAGCGGGGCGTTGTGCTGCGGGTACTGCCCAAGGAAAACCGGGTCGTGGTCGAGGGCGTGAACTTGGCCAAGAAGCACACCCGCCAGAACAAGCAAACCGGGTCCGGATCTTCGATCAAGGGCGGCAAGGTGGAGTTTCCCGCTCCGATCCACGCCTCCAACGTGATGGTGGTCTGCCCGAAATGCGACCAACTCACCCGCGTGGTGCGCCGGGCCGAGGAGGAGCGCCGACGGCGGTATTGCCGGGCCTGCGAAGCCCCGCTGGACGGCGCCGGCAGCAAATAG
- the rplN gene encoding 50S ribosomal protein L14, with protein sequence MIQQETRLVVADNTGAREILVIHIQGGSRRKTGGIGDVVVATVKSAAPQGTVKKSEVVKAVIVRTAKEYRRDDGSYIRFDDNAAVILDADGENPKGTRIFGPVARELREKGFMKIVSLAPEVI encoded by the coding sequence ATGATTCAGCAGGAAACCCGCCTGGTCGTCGCAGACAACACCGGCGCGCGCGAGATTCTGGTGATTCACATCCAGGGCGGTTCGCGGCGCAAGACGGGAGGCATCGGGGACGTGGTCGTGGCGACGGTGAAATCCGCCGCGCCCCAGGGTACGGTGAAAAAGAGCGAAGTGGTGAAGGCCGTGATCGTCCGGACCGCCAAGGAATATCGGCGCGACGACGGCTCCTACATCCGCTTCGACGACAATGCCGCCGTGATCCTCGACGCGGACGGGGAGAATCCGAAGGGCACGAGAATTTTCGGACCGGTGGCGCGGGAATTGCGCGAAAAGGGGTTTATGAAGATCGTCTCCCTGGCGCCGGAAGTCATTTAG
- the rpsQ gene encoding 30S ribosomal protein S17 — translation MTNPRRRMIGTVVGTSMTKTVVVRVDRTVRHPLYGKVVHRSQKFLAHDERGCQKGDRVQIVESKPVSRRKRWAVESILAHDRRIREVTAEGAESELQPAAKEKADAQPVAGGGE, via the coding sequence ATGACCAATCCGCGCCGACGCATGATCGGTACCGTGGTCGGTACCAGCATGACCAAAACCGTGGTGGTCCGGGTGGACCGCACGGTGCGCCACCCGTTGTACGGCAAGGTGGTTCACCGCAGCCAGAAGTTCCTGGCCCACGACGAACGCGGCTGCCAGAAAGGCGACCGGGTGCAGATCGTGGAAAGCAAGCCCGTGTCCCGGCGCAAGCGCTGGGCGGTGGAAAGCATCCTCGCCCACGACCGCCGGATCCGCGAGGTGACGGCGGAGGGCGCCGAGAGCGAGCTGCAGCCGGCCGCCAAGGAAAAAGCCGACGCCCAGCCCGTCGCCGGAGGTGGGGAATGA
- the rpmC gene encoding 50S ribosomal protein L29 has product MKTKELRALSTDDLRVQLDQACKEMMNLRFQFTMGQQNDTSRLRIARRHIARIRTLLREREIESAPEGKAQ; this is encoded by the coding sequence ATGAAGACCAAGGAATTGCGCGCGCTGAGCACCGACGACCTGCGCGTCCAGCTCGACCAAGCCTGCAAGGAAATGATGAACCTGCGCTTCCAATTCACCATGGGGCAGCAGAACGACACTTCGCGTCTGCGGATCGCCCGCCGCCACATCGCGCGGATCCGCACCCTGCTGCGCGAACGGGAAATCGAATCTGCTCCGGAAGGGAAGGCCCAATGA
- the rplP gene encoding 50S ribosomal protein L16 produces MLMPKRVKWRKQMRGRMKGCETRGTELSFGEYGLQAIEPGWLTQRQIEAARRALVHSMKRRGKIWIRIFPDKPITIKAAETRMGKGKGAVDHWVAVVKPGRIIFEVGGLPEEAARAALRLAAFKFGLKTKVLAKLEAAGAKE; encoded by the coding sequence ATGTTAATGCCCAAGCGCGTAAAATGGCGCAAACAGATGCGCGGCCGGATGAAGGGCTGCGAAACCCGCGGCACCGAGCTCAGCTTCGGGGAGTACGGGTTGCAGGCAATCGAGCCGGGCTGGCTCACCCAGCGGCAGATCGAGGCGGCCCGCCGCGCCCTGGTGCATTCGATGAAACGCCGCGGCAAGATCTGGATTCGGATTTTTCCCGATAAGCCCATCACCATCAAGGCGGCCGAAACCCGCATGGGCAAGGGCAAGGGCGCCGTCGACCATTGGGTGGCGGTGGTGAAACCGGGACGGATCATCTTCGAGGTGGGCGGTTTGCCCGAAGAAGCGGCGCGCGCCGCGCTGAGGCTCGCGGCCTTTAAATTCGGCCTGAAGACGAAAGTCCTGGCGAAGCTCGAAGCCGCGGGCGCCAAGGAGTGA
- the rpsC gene encoding 30S ribosomal protein S3 — MGRKVHPIGFRLKINKTWESRWFAEGKEYAQRLHQDAEIRRLILKNASDAAIARVEIERDHNLVRVFVFTAKPGVFIGRKGAAVKELRQQLEKITGCKVDLKVQEITQPDTSAPLVADNIARQLERRISHNRAMKRAVAQAIRQGAQGVKVMCAGRLSGSEMKRTEWMREGRVPLQWLRADVDFARTEALTTFGRIGVKVWIYKGEARPETEEKVGMTEGAYVSE; from the coding sequence ATGGGCCGTAAAGTTCATCCGATCGGGTTCCGCCTCAAGATCAACAAAACGTGGGAGAGCCGCTGGTTCGCCGAGGGCAAGGAATACGCCCAGCGGCTGCACCAGGACGCCGAGATCCGCAGGCTGATTCTTAAGAACGCTTCGGACGCGGCGATTGCGCGTGTGGAGATCGAGCGCGACCACAACCTGGTGCGTGTCTTCGTCTTCACCGCCAAGCCGGGCGTGTTCATCGGACGCAAGGGCGCCGCGGTCAAGGAGCTGCGCCAGCAGCTGGAAAAGATCACCGGCTGCAAGGTGGATCTGAAGGTCCAGGAAATCACCCAGCCGGACACCTCAGCCCCGCTGGTGGCCGACAACATCGCCCGCCAGCTGGAACGCCGGATCAGCCACAACCGCGCCATGAAGCGGGCGGTGGCGCAGGCCATTCGGCAGGGGGCCCAGGGCGTGAAGGTGATGTGCGCCGGACGCCTTTCGGGCAGCGAGATGAAGCGCACCGAATGGATGCGCGAAGGCCGCGTCCCGCTGCAGTGGCTGCGGGCCGACGTCGATTTCGCCCGCACCGAAGCCCTGACCACCTTCGGGCGGATCGGGGTGAAGGTCTGGATCTACAAGGGCGAAGCGCGCCCGGAGACCGAAGAGAAAGTGGGAATGACGGAAGGCGCGTACGTTTCGGAGTAG
- the rplV gene encoding 50S ribosomal protein L22 produces the protein MSEVRAKMRYAPSSAQKMRRVMTAVRGRKADEALAYLQSMPQTAATRLAKLLQSAIANAVQNQGLHKEDLVIARMFADEGPTRKWRRFGARGRFKPILRRSSHVTIVLREEE, from the coding sequence ATGAGTGAAGTCCGCGCCAAGATGCGCTACGCCCCGTCCTCGGCCCAGAAGATGCGCCGGGTGATGACCGCCGTGCGGGGGCGAAAGGCGGACGAGGCGCTCGCCTATCTGCAATCCATGCCCCAGACCGCCGCAACCAGGCTCGCCAAACTCCTGCAATCGGCGATTGCCAACGCGGTCCAAAATCAGGGCTTGCACAAGGAAGACCTGGTGATCGCGCGGATGTTCGCCGACGAAGGCCCCACCCGCAAGTGGCGCCGCTTCGGCGCCCGGGGCCGGTTCAAGCCGATCCTCCGCCGGTCGTCGCACGTGACCATCGTCCTGCGCGAAGAAGAGTGA
- the rpsS gene encoding 30S ribosomal protein S19, with translation MSRSLKKGPFIEPKLLKKVEAMNQKGEKKVVRTWSRASTIFPQMVGHTIAVHDGRRHVPIYVTENMVGHRLGEFAPTRTFRGHVTKESLAAAAAGAEAPAVSGKGSAAKKEGGNE, from the coding sequence ATGTCGCGATCGCTGAAAAAAGGGCCGTTCATCGAGCCCAAGCTGCTCAAGAAGGTCGAGGCCATGAACCAGAAGGGCGAGAAGAAAGTTGTCCGCACCTGGAGCCGGGCCAGCACGATCTTCCCCCAGATGGTCGGGCACACCATCGCCGTCCACGACGGGCGCCGGCATGTGCCGATCTACGTCACGGAAAACATGGTCGGCCACCGGTTGGGCGAGTTCGCCCCGACCCGGACCTTCCGCGGGCACGTCACCAAGGAATCGCTCGCCGCAGCCGCGGCCGGGGCGGAAGCGCCGGCGGTTTCCGGAAAGGGCTCGGCGGCCAAGAAGGAGGGCGGCAATGAGTGA
- the rplB gene encoding 50S ribosomal protein L2, whose product MPVKTYKPTSPGRRGMTSSTFEEITRKSPERSLIVSKQKRGGRNNRGKVTVRHQGGGSRRHIRMVDYKRDKLDIPARVQAIEYDPNRSARIALLAYADGEKRYIIAPLELKVGDTVVSGTQAEIHPGNALPISQIPVGTMVHNIELQEGKGGQLARSAGTGAQLLAKEGQYAQLRLPSGEMRLIRQTCYATIGVVGNADKRNIKLGKAGRKRHMGIRPTVRGTAMSPRDHPHGGGEGRQPVGMPGPKSPWGKPTRGYRTRNNKKTDRFIVRRRPSKRK is encoded by the coding sequence ATGCCGGTAAAAACGTACAAACCCACCTCGCCGGGGCGGCGGGGGATGACCAGTTCGACCTTTGAGGAGATCACCCGGAAATCGCCGGAGCGGTCGCTGATCGTCTCGAAGCAGAAGCGCGGCGGCCGCAACAACCGCGGCAAGGTCACCGTCCGCCACCAGGGCGGCGGCAGCCGCCGCCACATCCGGATGGTGGATTACAAACGCGACAAGCTCGACATTCCCGCCCGCGTCCAAGCGATCGAGTACGATCCGAACCGCTCGGCGAGGATCGCGCTGCTGGCGTACGCCGACGGGGAGAAGCGCTACATCATCGCCCCGCTGGAGCTGAAGGTGGGCGATACGGTCGTCTCCGGAACCCAGGCCGAGATTCATCCGGGAAACGCCCTGCCGATTTCGCAGATCCCGGTGGGGACGATGGTCCACAACATCGAGCTTCAGGAGGGCAAGGGCGGGCAATTGGCGCGCTCGGCCGGCACCGGGGCGCAGCTGCTGGCCAAGGAAGGCCAATACGCCCAATTGCGGCTGCCTTCCGGCGAGATGCGCCTGATCCGCCAAACCTGCTATGCCACGATCGGCGTGGTGGGAAACGCCGACAAGCGCAACATCAAACTGGGCAAAGCCGGGCGCAAGCGCCATATGGGAATCCGCCCGACCGTGCGCGGCACGGCCATGTCGCCGCGCGACCATCCCCACGGCGGCGGAGAGGGCCGGCAGCCGGTGGGCATGCCCGGTCCGAAGAGCCCGTGGGGCAAACCCACCCGCGGGTACCGCACCCGCAACAACAAGAAGACCGACCGGTTCATCGTCCGGCGCCGGCCGTCCAAGCGCAAGTAG
- the rplW gene encoding 50S ribosomal protein L23 — protein MTENLESVLRRPIISEKSIRLAKEHQFTFEVSPRATRILVKQAVERMFDNVEVAQVDIVVATPKKTRSLRTRRLRVRRKAYKKAIVTLSKGNIPIFEGVKG, from the coding sequence ATGACGGAAAATTTGGAAAGCGTCCTGCGCCGGCCGATCATTTCGGAAAAATCCATCCGGCTGGCCAAGGAGCACCAATTCACCTTTGAAGTCTCCCCGCGGGCAACCAGGATCCTGGTCAAGCAGGCCGTGGAGCGGATGTTCGACAACGTCGAAGTGGCCCAGGTGGATATCGTCGTTGCCACGCCGAAGAAGACCCGTTCGCTGCGGACCCGCCGGTTGCGCGTCCGCCGCAAGGCTTACAAGAAGGCCATCGTCACGCTGTCCAAGGGGAACATCCCCATATTCGAAGGGGTGAAGGGATAA
- the rplD gene encoding 50S ribosomal protein L4, with amino-acid sequence MEVEVVNMKGKVVRQVDLPAAVFQAPLREDLMHQALVYQQANARLGTHKTKGRGEVSGGGRKPWKQKGTGRARQGSTRAPQWRGGGKVHTPVPRDYTLKMPRGMRRAALRSAISARVTDKAVVVVDRIALAKANTAAMAKALKDVAGTDNALVVLSERNEIIERSTRNLARAKTLRAGYLNVRDLFQHEKVVLALAAVEQIQEWLDPGRTK; translated from the coding sequence ATGGAAGTTGAAGTCGTCAACATGAAGGGCAAAGTGGTGCGCCAAGTGGACCTGCCGGCGGCCGTGTTCCAGGCGCCCTTGCGCGAAGACCTGATGCACCAGGCGCTGGTTTACCAGCAGGCGAACGCGCGTCTCGGGACTCACAAAACCAAGGGCCGCGGGGAGGTGAGCGGGGGCGGCCGCAAGCCGTGGAAGCAGAAGGGCACCGGCCGGGCCCGCCAGGGTTCGACCCGCGCCCCGCAATGGCGCGGCGGCGGCAAGGTGCACACCCCCGTCCCGCGCGATTACACTCTGAAGATGCCGCGCGGCATGCGCCGGGCCGCGCTGCGCTCCGCGATCTCCGCCAGGGTGACCGACAAGGCGGTGGTGGTCGTGGATCGGATCGCCCTGGCCAAGGCCAACACCGCGGCCATGGCCAAGGCGCTGAAGGATGTCGCCGGGACCGACAACGCCCTGGTGGTGCTGTCGGAGCGCAACGAGATCATCGAACGTTCCACGCGCAACCTTGCCCGGGCTAAGACGCTGCGCGCCGGCTACCTTAACGTCCGGGACCTGTTCCAACACGAAAAGGTGGTTCTCGCTCTGGCGGCGGTCGAACAAATTCAAGAGTGGCTGGATCCGGGGAGGACGAAATGA